One window of the Eucalyptus grandis isolate ANBG69807.140 chromosome 8, ASM1654582v1, whole genome shotgun sequence genome contains the following:
- the LOC104415239 gene encoding calcium-binding protein CP1 codes for MCPSDRHPRREAPARPHLRSAFDVLDADRDGKISSDDLRSFYAGLSGSGAAAAAAAGGDEDVLATMMAVADANSDGFVEYEEFERVLSGGRDGDADAETGSGRRTRSPPPLPPQPPQSRAAGGLMGDVFRVMDKDGDGRLSCEDLRSYMAWAGLDASEDEIKAMIRLGGGSEAEGVSLDGLVKVLAVDDGGFF; via the coding sequence ATGTGCCCTTCCGACAGACACCCCCGCCGCGAGGCCCCGGCCAGGCCCCACCTCCGGTCGGCCTTCGACGTCCTCGACGCCGACCGCGACGGCAAGATCAGCAGCGACGACCTCCGCTCCTTCTACGCGGGGCTCTCCGGGTCcggggccgccgccgccgccgccgccgggggcGACGAGGACGTGCTGGCGACGATGATGGCGGTGGCGGATGCGAACAGCGACGGCTTCGTGGAGTACGAGGAGTTCGAGCGCGTGCTGAGCGGCGGCCGGGACGGTGACGCGGACGCTGAGACGGGTTCCGGGAGGAGGAcgcggtcgccgccgccgctgccgccgcagccgccgcagTCGCGGGCGGCGGGCGGGCTCATGGGGGACGTGTTCAGGGTCATGGACAAGGACGGAGACGGGAGGCTGAGCTGCGAGGACCTGAGGAGCTACATGGCGTGGGCGGGGCTGGACGCCAGCGAGGACGAGATCAAGGCCATGATCAGGCtcggcggcggcagcgaggCGGAGGGCGTGTCGCTGGACGGGCTGGTGAAGGTGTTGGCCGTCGACGACGGCGGCTTCTTCTGA